In Rhizobium sp. CIAT894, the following are encoded in one genomic region:
- a CDS encoding MarR family transcriptional regulator, with the protein MTTKAPQDDVEGEEASVTPPLDVGRLGNLLGFHLRMAHVAIYRDFAETMEQLALTQKQLAVMELLAVNTGASQIDLANTLGTDRATMMALVNRLAARDLIERRPSQADRRRQELHLTEAGRAILAQARKLIDTHEQRFIDLFSPDEMDALLAALKRIYKRN; encoded by the coding sequence ATGACCACGAAAGCACCGCAGGACGATGTAGAGGGCGAAGAGGCGTCCGTAACGCCGCCGCTCGACGTCGGCCGGCTCGGCAATCTCCTGGGCTTTCATCTGCGCATGGCGCATGTCGCGATCTATCGCGACTTCGCCGAAACCATGGAGCAACTGGCGTTGACGCAGAAACAGCTGGCGGTGATGGAACTGCTTGCGGTCAACACCGGCGCATCGCAGATCGACCTTGCCAACACGCTCGGTACCGACCGCGCCACCATGATGGCCCTCGTCAACCGGCTGGCGGCCCGCGACCTGATCGAGCGCCGGCCTTCCCAAGCCGACCGCCGCCGCCAGGAACTGCATCTGACAGAGGCGGGACGCGCGATACTCGCACAGGCGCGCAAGCTGATCGACACGCATGAGCAGCGTTTCATCGACCTGTTTTCACCCGATGAGATGGACGCACTGCTGGCGGCGCTGAAGCGGATCTATAAGAGGAACTGA
- a CDS encoding p-hydroxycinnamoyl CoA hydratase/lyase: protein MSENNKTENQSPVLVEFDNGIAFVTLNRPEKRNAMNPALNARMLEVLDELEGDERCGVLVLRGAGQSWSAGMDLKEYFRDNDGKPRDATLKARRQSGGWWSRLMYFEKPTIAMVNGWCFGGAFTPLVSCDLAIAAEEANFGLSEINWGILPGGNVTRAVAEVMRHRDALYYIMTGELFGGRKAAEMGLVNEAVPLAELETRVRKICASLLEKNPVTLKAAKDTYKRVRNLPWDLADDYIYAKLEQMLFLDKTKGRDEGLKQFLDDKTYQPGLGAYNRSR, encoded by the coding sequence ATGAGTGAAAACAACAAGACTGAAAACCAATCGCCGGTTCTGGTCGAATTCGACAACGGCATCGCTTTCGTGACCCTCAACCGTCCGGAAAAGCGCAATGCGATGAACCCGGCCCTCAATGCCCGGATGCTCGAGGTGCTCGACGAACTCGAGGGCGACGAGCGCTGCGGTGTGCTCGTCCTGCGCGGCGCCGGGCAATCCTGGTCCGCCGGCATGGATCTCAAGGAGTATTTTCGCGACAATGACGGCAAGCCGCGCGATGCCACGCTGAAGGCGCGGCGCCAGTCCGGCGGCTGGTGGAGCCGGTTGATGTATTTCGAAAAGCCGACGATCGCCATGGTCAACGGCTGGTGCTTCGGCGGCGCCTTCACGCCGCTGGTTTCCTGCGATCTTGCCATCGCCGCCGAAGAAGCGAATTTCGGCCTTTCCGAGATCAACTGGGGCATCCTGCCGGGCGGCAACGTCACCCGCGCGGTCGCCGAAGTGATGCGCCATCGCGACGCGCTCTACTACATCATGACCGGCGAACTGTTCGGCGGGCGCAAGGCTGCGGAAATGGGGCTGGTCAACGAGGCCGTGCCGCTCGCCGAGCTCGAAACCCGGGTGCGCAAGATCTGCGCCAGCCTGCTCGAAAAGAACCCGGTGACGCTGAAGGCCGCCAAGGACACCTATAAGCGTGTGCGCAACCTGCCGTGGGATCTCGCCGACGACTACATCTACGCCAAGCTGGAGCAGATGCTGTTTCTCGACAAGACCAAAGGGCGCGACGAGGGGCTGAAGCAGTTCCTCGACGACAAGACCTACCAGCCGGGGCTCGGCGCCTACAATCGCAGCCGCTGA
- a CDS encoding AMP-binding protein, giving the protein MAHSFSGVASQADCGLVTDDPILYRARVAGDGQALFEIATGRQFTYAELDARIARCAGFLSGVLGARRDGARVAMLARNSMDSIVLAFACQRAGAIYVPLNWRLNAAELRPILADCTPALLIHDEEFSVAVASLADADAAMTVISTVDGPAGLATRIEASLPAGPVPADADGTCVLLYTSGTTGQPKGVVITRRNAFFAGINFSFVGEIGPQTVALCDLPFFHTIGLIAVARTTLMLGGTLVISDRFTPARTLAALADRQRAITHYFAVPQIALALRSDAAYSAAALSGLHALFVGGAPLTQALIESYLEDGVALVNGYGMSEAGTVLHVPIDRRAVQDNPGSVGLPAPLLDIRIVGEDGRDVCDGEIGELWLRGPAVTPGYWNKPRESAAAFTDGWYRTGDLGRRDANGFYRIVDRLKDMYISGGENVYPAEVEAALVSHPDILDGAVVGIPDARWGECGIAYVVLRPGSAATGEMIAGHCAERLAAFKRPARILFVETIPRTASGKVQKHVLRQLHSEETFQRQA; this is encoded by the coding sequence ATGGCGCATTCCTTTTCCGGGGTGGCTTCGCAGGCGGATTGCGGACTGGTGACGGATGACCCGATCCTCTACCGTGCCCGCGTGGCGGGGGATGGTCAGGCTCTGTTCGAGATCGCTACCGGCCGGCAGTTCACCTATGCCGAGCTCGATGCGCGGATCGCCCGCTGCGCCGGCTTTTTGAGCGGTGTACTCGGAGCACGGCGGGATGGGGCGCGGGTCGCCATGCTGGCGCGCAACTCGATGGATTCGATCGTGCTGGCCTTTGCCTGCCAGCGTGCCGGCGCCATCTACGTGCCGCTCAACTGGCGCCTCAACGCCGCCGAGCTTCGGCCGATCCTTGCCGATTGCACGCCGGCGCTCCTGATCCACGACGAGGAGTTTTCGGTTGCCGTGGCGAGCCTTGCGGATGCCGACGCCGCGATGACGGTGATCTCGACGGTCGATGGTCCGGCCGGGCTCGCCACCCGGATCGAGGCGAGCCTTCCGGCCGGACCGGTGCCTGCCGATGCCGATGGAACCTGCGTCCTTCTCTACACGTCTGGCACGACGGGACAGCCGAAGGGTGTCGTCATCACCCGCCGCAATGCTTTTTTTGCCGGCATCAATTTTTCCTTCGTTGGCGAGATCGGGCCTCAAACCGTCGCTTTGTGCGACCTGCCGTTCTTCCACACGATCGGGCTGATCGCGGTGGCGCGCACCACATTGATGCTGGGCGGCACGCTCGTTATCTCCGACCGCTTCACCCCGGCGCGCACGCTGGCAGCCCTTGCCGACCGGCAGCGCGCCATCACCCATTATTTCGCCGTGCCGCAGATCGCACTCGCCTTGCGCAGCGATGCCGCCTATAGCGCCGCCGCACTTTCCGGCCTGCACGCGCTCTTCGTCGGCGGCGCGCCGCTGACGCAGGCGCTGATTGAAAGCTACCTCGAAGACGGCGTCGCGTTGGTCAACGGTTACGGCATGAGCGAGGCGGGAACGGTGCTGCATGTGCCGATCGACCGGCGCGCGGTGCAGGACAATCCCGGCAGCGTCGGTCTGCCGGCGCCGTTGCTCGACATTCGTATTGTCGGCGAGGACGGCCGCGACGTTTGCGACGGCGAGATCGGTGAACTCTGGCTGCGCGGCCCGGCGGTGACGCCGGGCTACTGGAACAAGCCGCGGGAAAGCGCTGCCGCCTTCACCGACGGCTGGTATCGCACCGGCGATCTCGGCCGGCGCGACGCCAACGGCTTCTATCGCATCGTCGACCGGCTGAAGGACATGTATATCAGCGGCGGCGAGAATGTTTATCCGGCCGAAGTCGAAGCCGCGCTGGTGAGCCATCCCGATATTCTCGATGGCGCCGTCGTCGGTATTCCCGATGCCAGGTGGGGCGAATGCGGCATCGCCTATGTCGTGCTGCGGCCGGGTTCTGCGGCAACCGGCGAGATGATCGCCGGCCATTGCGCCGAACGGCTCGCCGCCTTCAAACGTCCTGCGCGCATCCTCTTCGTCGAGACCATTCCCCGCACCGCCTCCGGCAAGGTGCAGAAACACGTTCTGCGCCAGCTGCATTCCGAAGAAACCTTTCAACGACAGGCCTGA
- a CDS encoding LysR family transcriptional regulator yields the protein MELRHLRYFVAVAEEGSLLTAAERRLHTSQPSLSRQIRDLETEIGVKLLERQPRGVTLTAAGKVFLDHARLALLQVEAAAEGARRAERPQKQSFTIGFLAGQEVVWLPHALRIIREEAPEVEIILSSQSSPDLALALMRGKLDVAFLRPETQSVGVSFKFLAKEPLIAVLPADHRLTSRKKIRPQDLARETYVSSARISPVLQSVIQDYASEIGITLKAEYEGDGLPSAMSLVVSTGGITLIPLYAQNMLTPNVVARALEGVPPTIDLTLGYNDSNSSPLLRRFLSRSDELVANVQNQSIIRYAEVP from the coding sequence ATGGAACTCAGGCATTTGCGCTATTTTGTTGCTGTTGCGGAAGAGGGAAGCTTACTCACCGCAGCCGAGCGGCGGCTACACACTTCCCAGCCCTCACTCAGCAGGCAAATTCGCGATCTGGAAACCGAAATCGGTGTAAAACTGCTGGAACGGCAGCCGCGCGGCGTGACGCTCACCGCCGCCGGTAAAGTGTTTCTTGATCACGCGCGGCTGGCCTTATTGCAAGTCGAGGCGGCTGCGGAAGGGGCCCGGCGGGCGGAACGGCCGCAAAAGCAGTCGTTCACTATCGGTTTTCTCGCAGGACAAGAGGTCGTGTGGCTACCCCATGCATTGCGCATTATTCGTGAGGAAGCGCCGGAGGTTGAAATCATACTGTCCAGTCAGTCTTCCCCGGACCTTGCTCTGGCACTGATGCGAGGCAAGCTGGACGTCGCTTTCCTTCGCCCCGAGACGCAGAGTGTTGGTGTGTCCTTCAAGTTTTTAGCCAAGGAGCCACTGATCGCCGTACTGCCGGCGGACCATCGCTTGACGTCTCGCAAAAAGATCCGGCCGCAGGACCTTGCCCGCGAAACTTACGTCAGTTCGGCTAGAATTTCTCCCGTATTGCAATCCGTGATCCAGGATTACGCGTCGGAAATTGGGATCACCCTCAAGGCAGAGTACGAAGGTGACGGTCTGCCATCGGCAATGTCGCTCGTCGTGTCTACAGGTGGAATAACGCTTATTCCGCTTTATGCGCAAAATATGCTGACGCCAAATGTCGTTGCCAGAGCACTTGAGGGTGTGCCTCCGACAATTGATCTCACCTTAGGATACAACGATTCAAATTCCTCACCTTTGCTCCGCCGATTTTTGTCTCGTTCTGATGAATTGGTCGCCAACGTACAAAATCAGAGCATCATCCGCTATGCTGAGGTTCCATAG
- a CDS encoding NAD(P)-dependent alcohol dehydrogenase produces MKIHAAVARAPHMPFSLEKLDLEEPREGEILVRVVATGVCHTDIVMRDQHLPVPQPVVLGHEGAGIVERVGPGVAKVAPGDHVVMTFNSCGHCPSCNDHEETYCHEFFPRNFFGSRADGSSGLSYRGERVNGNIFGQSSFASHALCHERNIVKVPEDADLALLGPLACGIQTGAGAVMNALKVEPGKVLAVFGMGSVGLAAVMAARVVGASRIIAVDVNETRLALAAELGATDIVNGKAGDAVAAIMALTGAGVDYAIDASGVPAVIDQCVRVLAPRGTCGIVGASPYGATLTLDLTHILSGGRRVRGIVEGDSNPDVLIPLLIDLHRQGRFPFDRLVTFYDFADINRAVEDSEKGIVLKPVVRQPAV; encoded by the coding sequence ATGAAAATCCATGCCGCGGTGGCGCGTGCGCCGCATATGCCGTTTTCGCTGGAAAAGCTCGATCTGGAGGAGCCGCGCGAGGGGGAGATCCTGGTTCGCGTCGTCGCGACCGGGGTCTGCCATACCGATATCGTCATGCGCGACCAGCACCTGCCGGTGCCGCAACCGGTCGTGCTCGGTCATGAAGGTGCAGGCATTGTCGAGCGTGTCGGGCCGGGCGTTGCCAAGGTGGCGCCGGGCGATCACGTGGTCATGACCTTCAATTCCTGCGGTCATTGCCCGAGCTGCAACGATCACGAGGAGACCTATTGCCACGAATTTTTCCCGCGCAATTTCTTCGGTTCGCGGGCCGATGGTTCGAGCGGGCTTTCCTACCGGGGAGAGCGGGTGAACGGCAATATTTTCGGACAGTCCTCCTTTGCGAGCCATGCGCTCTGTCATGAGCGCAACATCGTGAAAGTGCCTGAGGACGCCGATCTGGCGCTGCTCGGGCCGCTCGCCTGCGGCATCCAGACCGGCGCCGGCGCGGTCATGAATGCGCTGAAGGTCGAACCGGGAAAAGTGCTCGCGGTTTTTGGCATGGGTTCTGTCGGGCTTGCCGCGGTCATGGCGGCGCGGGTCGTCGGCGCTTCCAGGATCATCGCCGTCGATGTCAATGAGACGCGGCTGGCGCTTGCCGCCGAACTCGGCGCGACCGATATCGTCAACGGCAAGGCGGGCGATGCGGTCGCCGCGATCATGGCGCTGACCGGCGCCGGGGTCGATTATGCGATCGATGCCTCCGGCGTGCCCGCCGTCATCGATCAATGCGTGCGCGTGCTGGCGCCGCGCGGCACTTGCGGCATCGTCGGCGCCTCGCCGTACGGCGCAACGCTGACGCTCGACCTCACCCATATCCTCTCCGGCGGACGCCGGGTGCGCGGCATCGTCGAAGGCGATTCCAATCCGGACGTGCTGATCCCTCTGCTGATCGACCTTCACAGGCAGGGCCGCTTCCCCTTCGACAGGCTCGTCACCTTCTATGATTTCGCCGATATCAACCGGGCGGTGGAGGACTCGGAAAAAGGCATCGTGCTGAAACCGGTCGTGCGCCAGCCGGCCGTCTGA
- a CDS encoding adenylate/guanylate cyclase domain-containing protein, with protein MSEMDALFAALRQAADPQTIECIENVVKHGSDRDLNRINALAFANQHHLDEEKTIAALLHAARIGAFEMTWNVLCPGCGGVLDSGATLKGVSQETYHCALCAAGYEPTLDEMVEVTFTVSPRVRRIAAHDPDRLPPLEYYRQIFFSSGVDLPEDLEAKFSRIQLEMIELAPGEKAFVSLQLPAQFVIIFDAVTHSAQFIDVKGEPTGERQTLSMVISRAHALNETLTLRPGQLRLTLENHTDRRVVPNVCIAGDDLHDLLGRRRPFLTAKRLLTNQSFRDIYRTDTLDVDQRLKITSLTFLFTDLRGSTALYERVGDLAAFDLVRAHFRVLHEIVATEAGAVVKTIGDAVMATFPSPDRAVAAALRMREAMLRLNAEHGSDDLLLKIGIHEGPCLAVNLNDRQDYFGQTVNIASRVQGLADPNVIMTTEAIVGDIKVSDILRDSGITSASRMAELQGIGREVRIFALS; from the coding sequence ATGAGCGAAATGGACGCACTTTTTGCCGCCCTGCGGCAGGCCGCCGACCCGCAGACGATCGAGTGCATCGAAAACGTCGTCAAACATGGCTCGGACCGCGATCTCAATCGCATCAATGCACTCGCTTTCGCAAATCAGCATCACCTCGATGAAGAGAAAACCATCGCAGCGCTTCTGCATGCGGCCCGCATCGGCGCGTTCGAAATGACCTGGAATGTGCTTTGCCCGGGATGCGGCGGTGTCCTTGACAGCGGCGCAACCCTCAAAGGGGTCTCGCAAGAGACCTATCATTGCGCACTCTGCGCGGCCGGATACGAGCCGACGCTCGACGAGATGGTCGAGGTAACCTTCACCGTCAGCCCGAGAGTGCGCAGGATTGCCGCCCACGACCCCGATCGCTTGCCTCCGCTCGAGTACTACCGCCAGATCTTCTTCTCCTCCGGTGTCGACCTGCCGGAGGACCTGGAAGCGAAGTTTTCGCGTATCCAGCTGGAGATGATCGAGCTGGCTCCGGGCGAGAAGGCTTTCGTCTCGCTGCAACTGCCGGCGCAGTTCGTCATCATCTTCGATGCGGTCACGCATTCCGCACAGTTCATCGACGTGAAGGGCGAGCCTACCGGCGAACGTCAAACCCTTTCGATGGTCATCAGCCGGGCGCATGCACTCAACGAAACGCTGACCCTTCGTCCCGGCCAGTTGCGGCTCACCCTCGAAAACCACACCGACCGCAGAGTGGTGCCGAACGTCTGCATTGCAGGAGATGACCTGCACGACCTTCTCGGGCGCAGGCGGCCTTTTCTGACAGCCAAACGACTGCTGACGAACCAGAGCTTCCGCGACATCTACCGGACCGATACGCTCGACGTCGACCAGCGCCTCAAGATCACCAGCCTGACCTTCCTCTTCACCGACTTGAGAGGCTCGACCGCGCTCTACGAGCGCGTCGGAGATCTTGCCGCCTTCGATCTGGTGCGGGCGCATTTCAGAGTTCTGCACGAGATCGTCGCCACCGAGGCAGGCGCGGTCGTCAAGACCATCGGCGATGCCGTGATGGCGACCTTTCCGAGCCCTGACCGCGCGGTGGCGGCCGCGCTCAGGATGCGGGAGGCGATGCTGCGGCTGAATGCCGAACACGGCAGCGACGATCTTCTGCTGAAGATCGGCATCCATGAAGGCCCATGCCTCGCCGTCAACCTGAACGACCGGCAGGACTATTTCGGCCAGACCGTCAATATCGCCTCGCGCGTCCAGGGCCTTGCCGATCCCAATGTGATCATGACGACGGAGGCAATCGTCGGCGATATCAAGGTTTCGGATATCCTGCGCGACAGCGGCATCACATCGGCCTCGCGGATGGCGGAACTTCAGGGCATCGGCAGAGAGGTCAGAATCTTCGCCCTCTCGTGA
- a CDS encoding NUDIX domain-containing protein, which translates to MAEIPIRCFAVSVVVIRERMAGYEVLLLRRNHTLIGGWCQVAGGIEDGEKAWETALREVREETGLICDFLYSADICEQFYEADRNAISMLPVFVGVVNAEQAVVLNDEHSEFQWVSFAEAVEMVPFAGQRHVLRHVEAEFVHREPVGHLLIHEMSRKI; encoded by the coding sequence GTGGCCGAAATTCCAATTCGTTGTTTTGCCGTGTCGGTCGTTGTCATCCGCGAGAGGATGGCTGGATATGAGGTGCTGCTTTTACGCCGAAATCACACGTTGATTGGTGGGTGGTGCCAAGTGGCCGGCGGGATCGAGGATGGCGAGAAGGCCTGGGAAACTGCGTTGCGAGAGGTCCGTGAAGAGACGGGCCTGATCTGCGACTTTCTCTATTCTGCAGATATCTGCGAGCAATTTTATGAGGCGGATCGCAATGCCATCAGCATGCTGCCCGTCTTCGTCGGCGTTGTGAATGCCGAGCAGGCAGTTGTTCTCAATGATGAACACAGCGAATTTCAGTGGGTCTCATTCGCAGAGGCCGTGGAGATGGTGCCGTTCGCCGGGCAGCGTCATGTTTTAAGACATGTCGAGGCGGAGTTCGTGCATCGGGAGCCGGTTGGGCATCTTCTCATTCATGAGATGTCGCGGAAAATTTAA
- a CDS encoding SRPBCC family protein yields the protein MNRQVDNAGDAQNRTSVERKGDRELIVTRTFEAPPSTVYKAWSQPELFQRWWVPKSATGVSLVSCDMDVRTGGKYRLEFGADGSDTMAFYGRYLEVVPNERIVWTNDEDEEGAITTVTFEEQGGKTLLKFHEVYPSKEALEEALQGSAAALPEQLEQLDELLSSLGV from the coding sequence ATGAATCGGCAAGTTGACAATGCAGGCGATGCGCAGAACCGCACGTCGGTCGAGCGCAAAGGAGATCGCGAACTCATCGTGACGCGGACATTCGAGGCGCCGCCGAGCACGGTTTACAAGGCATGGAGCCAGCCCGAGCTGTTCCAGCGGTGGTGGGTGCCAAAATCGGCAACCGGCGTTTCGCTCGTATCGTGCGATATGGACGTCCGTACCGGCGGCAAATATCGGCTGGAATTCGGCGCCGACGGGTCGGACACCATGGCCTTCTACGGCAGGTATCTCGAGGTGGTGCCGAACGAGCGCATCGTCTGGACCAACGACGAGGACGAAGAGGGCGCCATCACGACCGTGACTTTCGAGGAACAGGGCGGGAAGACGCTGCTGAAGTTCCACGAAGTCTATCCGTCCAAGGAGGCGCTTGAGGAAGCACTACAGGGCTCGGCGGCCGCATTGCCGGAGCAGTTGGAGCAGCTCGACGAATTGCTTTCCAGTCTAGGCGTGTAG
- a CDS encoding alpha/beta hydrolase: protein MPTITTTDGVNIFYKDWGSGQPIVFSHGWPLSADDWDAQMTFFLGHGYRVIAHDRRGHGRSDQPGTGNDMDHWVADLAALTEHLDLRDAIHIGHSTGGGEVARYVARHQERVAKAVLVASLTPNMYRSEENPSGQPPEWFEAIRAGVLGNRSEFYRFVPENPFYGYNLDGAKPSEAIIANWWRQGMGGGALAHHATVASWLEDYTEDLKKITVPVLVMHGEADQVVPFASSVPRAVDLLKNGSLKTYPGYPHGMLTTHADVLNPDLLSFIRS from the coding sequence ATGCCTACAATCACGACCACGGACGGCGTAAACATCTTCTACAAGGACTGGGGCTCAGGTCAGCCGATCGTTTTCAGCCACGGCTGGCCGCTGTCGGCGGACGACTGGGACGCCCAGATGACCTTCTTTCTTGGCCACGGCTACCGGGTGATCGCCCACGACCGGCGCGGCCACGGCCGGTCCGACCAGCCCGGCACCGGCAACGACATGGACCACTGGGTTGCCGACCTCGCGGCCCTGACCGAGCACCTCGACCTGCGCGACGCGATCCACATCGGCCACTCCACAGGCGGCGGTGAGGTGGCTCGCTATGTCGCCCGCCACCAGGAGCGGGTCGCGAAGGCGGTGCTGGTCGCTTCCCTGACGCCGAACATGTACCGGAGCGAGGAAAACCCGTCCGGTCAGCCGCCGGAGTGGTTCGAAGCTATCCGCGCGGGCGTGCTGGGCAACCGGTCGGAATTCTACCGTTTCGTCCCTGAGAATCCGTTCTACGGGTACAACCTCGATGGGGCCAAGCCTTCGGAGGCAATCATTGCGAACTGGTGGCGTCAGGGCATGGGCGGTGGTGCTCTCGCTCACCACGCGACTGTCGCCTCCTGGCTGGAAGATTATACCGAAGACCTCAAGAAGATCACCGTGCCGGTGCTGGTGATGCATGGCGAGGCCGATCAGGTCGTGCCATTCGCAAGTTCCGTGCCGCGTGCGGTCGACCTGCTCAAGAACGGGTCGCTGAAGACCTATCCGGGCTACCCCCATGGCATGCTGACCACACATGCAGATGTCCTTAACCCCGACCTGCTCTCGTTCATCAGGTCTTGA